The genomic region GACGTGCACGCGAAACTCGACGCGCTGGTGACGCGCGTCACCGCCGACGTCGCGCGGGTCATCGCCGCGCAGCGCAACGGCCTCGCGGCGGCACCGGCCGACGACAAGCGGCACGCGCTGTTCGCCGGCATCTACGGCATCGACGATCTGCTCGCGCTCGGCAAGGCCGAATCGGAGGATCTCGCGCAACGCGCGGCCGCCGTGCGGCACGGGATGGCATCGCTGTTCGGCGCGCTCGCGGGCGGCATGCCGCCGCTGCCGGCCGACAGCCCCGGCGCGCGCGCGGTCGCATCGCTTCAGCCGCGTCTCGCGGCCGCGTGGCAGGCCGCCGCCGACGCATTGGGCGACGGCCCCGGCGGCGCGACGCACGCGCATGCGCTGCTCGGCGACGCGCGCGAACGCCTGCGCGACGCCCTCGACGGCATCGCGCTCGGCGATCCGCGCGACGATGCGGCGTTGCTGATCGCCGGCGAGCGGCTGATCGAACAGATCGACGACTACCGCGCGGCGCTCGACGGGCTCGTCGAATTGCAGCGCCCGCGCCGGGCTACCGGCCCGCGCGGGTGCGCTTTCACCGCGACACGGGCGCGGCCCTGCGCAACGGCGTGCGCGCCGCGTGCGCGATCGTGATCTCGG from Burkholderia cepacia ATCC 25416 harbors:
- a CDS encoding FUSC family protein gives rise to the protein MHDAADQTRAVAAPPRRLTRAAAALIARIDIFTPRGAYVARSVIAAALALGVAYLLELETPYSAASTVLLVINPVQGAVIGKGVWRVVGTIAGMVVAFVLMGCFAQQPLLFILGFAFWLGVCVAGMTLLRHFRASGTVVAGYTIGLATYGAMQHPELTFEHVIGRGSTVAIGVLCLSLVSMLLGTRDVHAKLDALVTRVTADVARVIAAQRNGLAAAPADDKRHALFAGIYGIDDLLALGKAESEDLAQRAAAVRHGMASLFGALAGGMPPLPADSPGARAVASLQPRLAAAWQAAADALGDGPGGATHAHALLGDARERLRDALDGIALGDPRDDAALLIAGERLIEQIDDYRAALDGLVELQRPRRATGPRGCAFTATRARPCATACAPRARS